In Salinarimonas sp., a genomic segment contains:
- the lpxK gene encoding tetraacyldisaccharide 4'-kinase yields MRAPGFWSAQSPGWPARLLQPAAAIYGAIAARRMARDGARAALPVICIGNFTAGGAGKTPTALALAALLREIGERPAFLTRGHGGRARTPLLVDPAVHDHRAVGDEPLLLARAGPTIVSPDRPAGAALAATTGASLVLMDDGLQNPSLKKDLALAVVDGETGAGNGLCLPAGPLRAPLSAQWPRVDGLVLMGRGAAGARLAAEAQARGLPVFRARLAPDPAVSERLDGARVLAFAGIGRPEKFFRTLEDCGATVVERVALADHHVYRPGEAQALLAHARAKGLLAVTTEKDAARLPALEGLLALPVTARLEDPAGLRALLAAALARRRAAAQP; encoded by the coding sequence ATGCGCGCGCCGGGCTTCTGGTCGGCGCAGAGCCCTGGCTGGCCGGCGCGCCTGCTCCAGCCGGCCGCCGCGATCTATGGCGCGATCGCCGCACGGCGCATGGCGCGGGACGGCGCCCGCGCCGCGCTGCCGGTGATCTGCATCGGCAACTTCACCGCCGGCGGCGCCGGCAAGACGCCGACCGCGCTCGCGCTGGCGGCCCTCCTGCGCGAGATCGGCGAGCGCCCCGCCTTCCTGACCCGCGGGCATGGCGGGCGGGCGCGGACGCCGCTCCTCGTCGACCCGGCCGTCCACGACCACCGCGCGGTGGGCGACGAGCCCCTCCTCCTCGCCCGCGCCGGGCCGACAATCGTCTCGCCCGATCGCCCCGCCGGCGCGGCGCTCGCGGCGACGACCGGGGCGAGCCTCGTCCTCATGGACGACGGGCTGCAGAACCCCTCGCTGAAGAAGGATCTCGCCCTCGCCGTCGTCGACGGCGAGACGGGGGCCGGCAACGGCCTGTGCCTGCCCGCCGGGCCGCTCCGCGCGCCGCTCTCCGCGCAATGGCCGCGTGTCGACGGGCTCGTGCTGATGGGCCGCGGCGCCGCCGGGGCGCGGCTCGCGGCGGAGGCGCAGGCGCGCGGCCTGCCGGTCTTTCGCGCCCGGCTCGCGCCCGATCCCGCGGTCTCGGAGCGGCTCGACGGCGCGCGCGTGCTCGCCTTCGCCGGCATCGGCCGGCCGGAGAAGTTCTTCCGGACGCTGGAGGATTGCGGGGCGACGGTGGTCGAGCGCGTGGCGCTGGCCGACCATCACGTCTATCGGCCGGGGGAGGCGCAGGCCCTCCTGGCGCATGCCCGCGCGAAGGGGCTCCTCGCCGTCACCACCGAGAAGGACGCGGCGCGGCTTCCCGCGCTCGAGGGCCTCCTCGCGCTGCCGGTGACGGCGCGGCTCGAGGACCCGGCCGGCCTGCGCGCGCTGCTCGCGGCCGCCCTGGCGCGCCGGCGCGCCGCCGCTCAGCCCTGA
- a CDS encoding DUF4170 domain-containing protein: MTEIKHGEPETRNATQGEQLLHLVFGGELDDPQRVRFRDLNALDVVGIYPNYATAYTAWKAKAQATVDNAHMRYFIVHLHRLLEPPVG, from the coding sequence ATGACCGAGATCAAGCACGGCGAGCCCGAGACCAGGAACGCCACGCAGGGCGAGCAGCTCCTGCACCTCGTCTTCGGCGGAGAGCTGGACGACCCCCAGCGGGTGCGTTTTCGCGACCTGAACGCGCTCGACGTCGTGGGGATCTACCCGAACTACGCCACCGCCTACACCGCCTGGAAGGCCAAGGCGCAGGCCACCGTCGACAATGCGCACATGCGCTACTTCATCGTCCACCTGCATCGTCTGCTCGAGCCGCCGGTCGGCTGA
- the xseA gene encoding exodeoxyribonuclease VII large subunit, producing the protein MAGSASNAPEWSVSELSSALKRTIEDAYGYVRLRGEISGFRGPHSSGHCYFSLKDEGAKIDAVVWKGTYARLKTKPQEGLEVIATGKITTFPGKSSYQIVIDQIAPAGVGALMALLEERKRKLAAAGLFAPERKRPLPYLPRVIGVVTSPTGAVIRDILHRLQDRFPRHVLVWPARVQGETCAEEVAAGVRGLNALSAGGPLPRPDVIVVARGGGSIEDLWGFNDEDLVRAVAESAIPVVSAVGHETDWTLIDLAADVRAPTPTGAAEMVVPVRAELLAIVHDRARRHEEAWLRRVERLRADLRSAARALPRPEDLTATQRQRLDLAAARLGPALAANARAYEQRLAAASRLLDRASPRVRLTRERGRLDALAERPGRALRAGLERRRDRLEALSARLVAGRGRIVALERARIDHGRKQVDACGDRLKSLAKAGVRERRRALASLWQLAESLSYKSVLSRGYALVRDAADRPLRAAGDIAPGAALTLEFADGRVAARAEGAGEPHAPGPQAAPAEPVERPSQPPAARKPRPAPAKAQGKAQSKAQGSLFDL; encoded by the coding sequence ATGGCCGGCTCCGCATCCAACGCCCCCGAATGGTCCGTCTCCGAGCTCTCGAGCGCGCTCAAGCGCACGATCGAGGACGCCTACGGCTATGTCCGCCTGCGCGGCGAGATCTCGGGCTTCCGCGGCCCGCATTCCTCCGGGCACTGCTATTTCTCGCTCAAGGACGAGGGGGCGAAGATCGACGCGGTGGTCTGGAAGGGCACCTACGCGCGGCTGAAGACCAAGCCTCAGGAAGGGCTCGAGGTGATCGCCACGGGCAAGATCACCACCTTCCCCGGCAAGTCGAGCTACCAGATCGTCATCGACCAGATCGCCCCCGCCGGCGTCGGCGCGCTGATGGCGCTGCTCGAGGAGCGCAAGAGGAAGCTCGCCGCAGCCGGCCTGTTCGCGCCCGAGCGCAAGCGGCCGCTGCCCTACCTGCCGCGGGTGATCGGCGTCGTCACCTCGCCGACGGGCGCGGTGATTCGCGACATCCTGCACAGGCTGCAGGACCGCTTTCCGCGGCATGTGCTGGTCTGGCCGGCGCGGGTGCAGGGCGAGACCTGCGCCGAGGAGGTCGCCGCCGGCGTGCGCGGCTTGAACGCCCTCTCCGCGGGCGGACCCCTGCCGCGCCCGGACGTCATCGTCGTCGCCCGCGGCGGTGGCTCGATCGAGGACCTGTGGGGCTTCAACGACGAGGACCTGGTCCGCGCCGTGGCCGAGAGCGCGATCCCGGTCGTCTCGGCCGTGGGCCACGAGACCGACTGGACGCTGATCGACCTCGCCGCGGACGTGCGCGCGCCGACACCCACCGGCGCGGCCGAGATGGTGGTCCCCGTGCGCGCGGAGCTGCTCGCCATCGTCCACGACCGGGCGCGGCGGCACGAGGAGGCGTGGCTTCGCCGCGTCGAGCGCCTGCGCGCGGACCTGCGCTCTGCGGCCCGCGCCCTGCCGCGGCCGGAGGATCTCACCGCCACGCAGCGCCAGCGGCTCGACCTCGCCGCCGCGCGGCTCGGCCCGGCGCTCGCCGCCAACGCGCGCGCCTACGAGCAGCGCCTCGCCGCGGCGAGCCGGCTCCTCGACCGCGCCTCGCCGCGCGTGCGCCTCACCCGCGAGCGCGGGCGGCTCGACGCGCTGGCCGAGCGTCCCGGACGGGCGCTCCGCGCAGGGCTCGAGCGCAGGCGCGACCGGCTGGAGGCGCTCTCCGCCCGGCTCGTCGCCGGGCGCGGGCGCATCGTCGCGCTGGAGCGCGCTCGCATCGACCACGGCCGCAAGCAGGTCGACGCCTGCGGTGATCGGCTGAAATCTCTGGCGAAGGCCGGCGTGCGCGAGCGTCGCCGCGCGCTGGCGAGCCTCTGGCAGCTCGCCGAGAGCCTGAGCTACAAGTCGGTGCTCTCGCGCGGCTACGCGCTCGTGCGCGACGCCGCCGACCGGCCGCTGCGCGCGGCGGGCGATATCGCGCCGGGTGCGGCGCTGACGCTGGAATTCGCCGATGGCCGCGTCGCCGCGCGGGCGGAGGGCGCCGGCGAGCCGCACGCGCCCGGGCCGCAGGCCGCACCGGCCGAGCCCGTCGAGAGGCCGTCTCAGCCACCAGCGGCGCGCAAGCCCCGCCCCGCGCCGGCCAAGGCGCAGGGCAAGGCGCAATCCAAGGCGCAGGGCAGCCTGTTCGACCTGTGA
- a CDS encoding lysophospholipid acyltransferase family protein: MSLLKRIGRHPRVQAAAGYLFARYLGLVGRTNRFVMEPADAHARVGPLMPVVAAMWHGQHFLIHLAKRPQDPTACLVSRSGDGELNAQALVHLGVRPIRGSGDRGRGRAREKGGAQALRAMLRALEGGESVVMTADVPKIARRAGEGIVTLARLSGRPIVPVAVVTSRRKIFDSWDRATLGLPFGRGAIVIGEPIHVARDADPAAIEAARQAVERGLDDVHARAYARIGASDPGAALAAARRQASEERA; the protein is encoded by the coding sequence ATGTCCCTCCTCAAGCGCATCGGCAGGCATCCTCGGGTCCAGGCCGCGGCGGGATACCTGTTCGCGCGCTATCTCGGCCTCGTGGGCCGCACCAATCGGTTCGTGATGGAGCCGGCGGACGCGCACGCGCGCGTCGGCCCGCTGATGCCGGTCGTCGCGGCGATGTGGCACGGGCAGCATTTCCTCATCCACCTCGCGAAACGCCCGCAGGACCCGACCGCCTGCCTCGTCTCCCGCTCGGGCGACGGGGAGCTGAACGCGCAGGCGCTCGTGCATCTCGGCGTGCGGCCGATCCGCGGCTCCGGCGATCGTGGACGCGGGCGCGCGCGCGAGAAAGGCGGTGCGCAGGCCCTGCGCGCGATGCTGCGCGCGCTGGAGGGCGGCGAGAGCGTGGTGATGACCGCCGACGTGCCGAAGATCGCCCGGCGCGCGGGGGAGGGGATCGTCACGCTGGCGCGTCTCTCGGGGCGGCCGATCGTCCCCGTCGCCGTGGTGACGAGCCGCCGCAAGATCTTCGACAGCTGGGACCGCGCGACGCTGGGGCTGCCCTTCGGCCGCGGCGCCATCGTCATCGGCGAGCCGATCCACGTCGCCCGCGACGCCGACCCCGCGGCGATCGAGGCCGCGCGGCAGGCCGTCGAGCGCGGCCTCGACGACGTGCACGCCCGCGCCTACGCCCGCATCGGCGCCAGCGACCCGGGCGCCGCGCTCGCCGCCGCCCGCCGGCAGGCCTCGGAGGAGCGCGCATGA
- a CDS encoding type II toxin-antitoxin system RelE/ParE family toxin has product MPLPFLQPRPLLWIASSRRDYLEFPGEVQDVFGFALHLAQEGLQPPEAKLLRGLGSGVVELVDEHDGDAYRAVYTVRFAECVYVLHAFKKKSKRGNATPQTDIELIRRRLRDAEADHAQRFGKEKMR; this is encoded by the coding sequence ATGCCGCTACCGTTCCTGCAGCCCCGCCCGTTGCTGTGGATCGCCTCCAGCAGGCGCGACTACCTGGAATTCCCGGGAGAAGTTCAGGATGTCTTCGGCTTTGCCCTTCACCTCGCCCAGGAGGGGCTTCAGCCGCCAGAAGCGAAGCTCTTGCGAGGATTGGGCAGTGGGGTCGTGGAGCTGGTCGACGAACACGACGGCGATGCCTACCGTGCGGTGTACACCGTGCGGTTCGCCGAGTGCGTTTACGTGCTGCACGCGTTCAAGAAGAAGTCGAAGCGAGGCAACGCGACGCCGCAGACCGACATCGAACTGATCCGACGACGGTTACGCGACGCCGAAGCGGACCACGCACAGCGCTTCGGGAAGGAGAAAATGCGATGA
- a CDS encoding DUF2093 domain-containing protein: MNKLERPGGEAEVEYLDSTIRVVKPGSYVRCGVTGAAIPLDQLRYWSVERQEAYASPQAALARLGRAPADGLDQG, translated from the coding sequence ATGAACAAGCTGGAACGGCCGGGCGGCGAGGCCGAGGTCGAGTATCTCGATTCCACGATCCGGGTGGTGAAGCCCGGCTCCTACGTGCGCTGCGGCGTGACCGGGGCGGCGATCCCGCTCGACCAGCTGCGCTATTGGAGCGTCGAGCGGCAGGAGGCCTATGCCTCGCCGCAGGCGGCGCTGGCGCGGCTCGGCCGCGCGCCGGCGGACGGGCTGGATCAGGGCTGA
- a CDS encoding 3-deoxy-D-manno-octulosonic acid transferase: MKRGSPLLWTYRLGVTLMTPAASGLLLWRRGKGKEDPTRLGERRGHAGRARPAGPLVWLHGASVGETLSILPLVERLTRRGVTVLVTSGTRTSAQLVARRLPPGAIHQFMPLDVPLYIKRFLDHWRPDLALFAESELWPNFVHALDRRGVPLVLINARLSERSFRRWMRVPQAAEAMLSRFAFCLAQSPGDAERLQRLGAPRVSIAGNLKFDSPAPPADPRTVASLQALTAGRPVWMAASTHPGEEEAAIAVHRALAKRYPDLLTIVAPRHPQRGPDIAAMAQESGLVAVRRAEGMQPDRAVDFYVADTIGELGLFYRLVPLVFVGGSLVPHGGQNPIEPAKLGAAILHGPHVHNFTDVYAAIDRARGALPVNDARALAQALADLLSDPGRMRTMGRAGTAAVEGLGGALERTIRAIDPFLVGLRASGPG, translated from the coding sequence ATGAAGCGCGGCTCGCCGCTCCTGTGGACCTACCGGCTCGGCGTCACCCTGATGACGCCGGCGGCCTCCGGCCTGCTGCTGTGGCGGCGCGGCAAGGGCAAGGAGGACCCGACCCGCCTCGGCGAGCGCCGCGGCCATGCCGGCCGCGCCCGGCCCGCCGGGCCGCTGGTTTGGCTGCACGGGGCTTCCGTCGGCGAGACGCTGTCGATCCTGCCCCTGGTGGAGCGCCTGACCCGCCGGGGCGTGACGGTGCTCGTCACGTCGGGCACGCGCACCTCGGCGCAGCTGGTGGCGCGGCGCCTGCCGCCCGGGGCGATCCACCAGTTCATGCCCCTCGACGTGCCGCTCTACATCAAGCGCTTTCTCGACCATTGGCGGCCGGACCTGGCGCTCTTCGCCGAATCGGAGCTGTGGCCGAACTTCGTCCACGCGCTGGACCGGCGCGGCGTGCCGCTGGTCTTGATCAACGCCCGCCTGTCCGAGCGCTCGTTCCGGCGCTGGATGCGGGTGCCGCAGGCGGCGGAGGCCATGCTCTCGCGCTTCGCGTTCTGCCTCGCCCAGTCCCCCGGCGACGCCGAGCGGCTGCAGCGGCTCGGCGCGCCGCGGGTCTCGATCGCGGGGAACCTGAAATTCGATTCCCCCGCCCCGCCGGCGGATCCGCGCACGGTCGCGAGCCTGCAGGCGCTCACCGCCGGCCGGCCGGTCTGGATGGCGGCCTCGACCCATCCCGGCGAGGAGGAGGCCGCGATCGCAGTGCACCGGGCGCTCGCCAAGCGATATCCCGATCTCCTCACCATCGTCGCGCCGCGCCACCCGCAGCGCGGGCCGGACATCGCCGCGATGGCGCAGGAATCCGGCCTCGTCGCCGTGCGCCGGGCAGAGGGCATGCAGCCCGACCGCGCCGTGGACTTCTACGTGGCGGACACGATCGGCGAGCTCGGCCTGTTCTACCGGCTCGTGCCGCTCGTCTTCGTCGGCGGCTCGCTGGTGCCCCACGGCGGGCAGAACCCGATCGAGCCGGCGAAGCTCGGCGCCGCCATCCTGCACGGACCGCACGTGCACAACTTCACCGACGTCTACGCCGCCATCGACCGCGCCCGCGGCGCCCTGCCGGTGAACGACGCGCGCGCGCTGGCCCAGGCGCTGGCGGATCTCCTCTCCGATCCGGGCCGCATGCGCACCATGGGCCGCGCCGGGACGGCGGCGGTCGAGGGGCTCGGCGGCGCGCTCGAGCGCACGATCCGCGCCATCGACCCGTTCCTGGTCGGGCTGCGCGCAAGCGGGCCGGGCTGA
- a CDS encoding DUF302 domain-containing protein has translation MAYTISTTVSMPFEEAVTAATEALKAHGFGVLTTIDVKDTLKQKIGAEFRPYRILGACNPQMAHQALQAEDKIGVMLPCNVIVQEHAPGRVEIAAVDPVASMQAVENPSLGEVAGSVREGLRQAIADLEARS, from the coding sequence ATGGCCTACACCATCTCCACCACCGTCTCGATGCCGTTCGAGGAGGCCGTTACCGCCGCGACCGAGGCGTTGAAGGCGCATGGATTCGGGGTCCTGACCACGATCGACGTGAAGGACACGCTGAAGCAGAAGATCGGCGCCGAGTTCCGTCCCTACCGCATCCTCGGCGCCTGCAATCCGCAGATGGCGCATCAGGCGCTGCAGGCGGAGGACAAGATCGGCGTGATGCTGCCCTGCAACGTCATCGTCCAGGAGCACGCGCCCGGCCGGGTCGAGATCGCGGCGGTGGACCCCGTCGCCTCCATGCAGGCGGTGGAGAACCCGTCGCTGGGCGAGGTCGCCGGGTCGGTCCGCGAGGGCCTGCGTCAGGCGATCGCCGATCTCGAGGCCCGCTCCTGA
- a CDS encoding helix-turn-helix transcriptional regulator has translation MSPGTDVHETRGSVFADLGRPDADVHHLKAQIVTELYRLVTARGLTQTAAGAEMGISQPEVSRLFRGHFREYSVERLLGFLTAFERDVEIVVRPHGKPGESGRVSMKVADPS, from the coding sequence ATGAGCCCTGGAACCGACGTCCACGAGACCCGCGGGAGCGTGTTCGCCGATCTCGGCCGTCCCGATGCGGACGTCCACCACCTGAAGGCGCAGATCGTCACCGAGCTGTACCGGCTCGTCACCGCACGAGGGTTGACGCAGACGGCCGCCGGCGCGGAGATGGGCATTTCCCAGCCGGAAGTGTCGCGGCTCTTCCGCGGCCACTTCCGGGAGTACAGCGTGGAGCGCCTGCTCGGATTCCTCACCGCTTTCGAGCGGGACGTCGAGATCGTGGTTCGGCCGCACGGTAAGCCGGGCGAGTCCGGGCGCGTGTCGATGAAGGTCGCCGACCCGAGTTGA